A window of Garra rufa chromosome 6, GarRuf1.0, whole genome shotgun sequence genomic DNA:
cagtacatctttgcgaaatatttggctaatcgccaactgtaaatttttgcgatacataattacttcgcaaaacatctcttgtgaagcataaacataattaacagaagaaaaacaaattactgtgtaggactcgtcacttgaagcttgttgcagcctactcctgcagcttagctggcaacctcgagtcaggggggagcgggaggggatacaccgttctacagtgttttgaaagtgattgcagtaccagttttggccacaatcctacatacggttcctttaatgatCTAAAGTCACATTCGTACCGTCCATCCTCCGTGGTCTTCATCGTTACCATCTGAGATCATCTGACAGGAGACTGAGACCGGGACATCACCTGCTGGATAGATGGAGTGAATCCCACTGACTGTTTGACCTGAGTTATAAATGTCAGAACAGTCGACTGGTGTGTCTACAGTCTGACAGCATCCACTTGTCAGAAATGCAGAGAGAAGAGACATCAAAAACGGCGTCATCTACATAAGAGAAAAAGAGATGAACATCACACCAAAATAAAGATAAAACCACCTCCAGGTATGTAGAGTTATCTCTAATCAGGTGAACACAGCGGAGAAATGTTTATCTTggcaataaaataaattgtaattctAATGTAATGtctatttttacatttgttataCAAGTTGTATAAATATTCTGTGAGGTAAATAAAGATTAAAGCAGTAACTCACCGTTTGTGTTCTTCAGTCTGACACAAACAATCTTTATCTGTCAGATTCTCAGGCACCTCTGTGTTGCAGAAGAAATTTACATTACAAAAACACATATTTTGGAGTCAAATAAACCTGCAGTCACAAGTTGTATTTGCTGTGCTTGCAGTGCCTTGGCTCAGAATTGCCGCTTGTCATTTGcattcttcttattattcttgaatggaagtcaataacagcccatagaaccgtttggttgaaagttgtgaaatttggcacatagATAGAGCAAAGCCTAAACATTGCCCATAGCTAACTTGGAGCCTCTATCTCAAACCCTCTGGTGCCACCAATGGGTCAAATATGTACTGATGtttatgttaaaaatgtttgaAGCAAAATTTTTCCTTTGATTCTAGAGCTCATGTCAGGTCAAATGTATACCATTGGAGTGTCTCCATCTGATCCCTAGCTCATGAATCAACATATTATGTACTGGGCACTGGAACGGAGCCTTGCATTTGTGATCTAGTtgtagattgaaaaaaaaaaaaaaaactttttagcatATGGTtgcaaaataaaatgtgaaaacaaGGTACTGTATATGTCAGATTTTCTCCTGCATTTAAAGTAAATTCTAATGAAAATTATAGAAAACCAAAAAATATAATGAGTATTCTGGGAGGGAGGGTGGCATATTCTAAAGAGCTTCTAAAACTCTAAACAAGAATATCTGTGTGCAGGTAACATGGAGAAAACTACACATTGTTTATTTACATATAAAGGGTTTTCACAAGCAAAGGACCACACCTCAACCAAATAGGTTCCTGAATAGTTAATAGTAATAAGTTGTAAGTAATAAGTAAGTAAGTAATAAGTTAATAAGTTGGATAGGGATGAGTAGGAAGAGGATGAAAAGGTAAAGAGGATAGGAAGATGGTCAGGTTGATCTGGGAGACTGGAATTGATGAGAACCTGGAGAGACTCAGGGTGGGGGTCTTGATTGTATATTTAGGCCAGACGATTAGGAGAGAATGAGCTCAGCTGATTTGAAGAGAAGGGGGAAGGATGGGTAGATTCGAAAGAAAGTGACAAGCAGCACGGTATAAGGCGGCCCGAAATATGAAGGATTCATATTTATAGGGAAACATTATCTGTGAGTAGTAGAGAACTGAATTCTTCATTAAAGGTTTCTAATGTCTATTGTGGAGATTTAAAAAAGCACATAATGCCTTTCATTGCTGCAGTTTATTTAGGTTTATTGTTGAAGTTGCAAATTTAAAGAAGTGACTCAAAACCAAAAAGTAGAACATCCATGTAATTGATAAGTGTACACAATACATTTACTAAGTTACACAGTATACAGAGAAAGGTGAACCcttaaactgtaatttttttattgttttgttgtttgtttctgAGAAACACAGTAATGTTTCTTTATAGATCTAAGACACACGTTTGATCTTCATGCTGATGGATTTCATACCAACATCCCAATTGTTCTTCCAGGTGTACCAAACATTTCCAATGGCGTATATTGTGGGATCTTCACCCCATAAATACACACCGTTGGGATTTGCATGGTGACAGGCTTGGTACCAAAATGCACCAAGATGCATTTTGGCACAGTTATTATTTTCAGTATCTTGGTCCTTGTCGAAGGTGGAGAACTTCTGTCCATTATGGTAAGACAAAGAGTCACCTACAGAGAGGAAGACCATCATTGAGGCCACATTTACTCAACTAAGAgtgctttttaatttaaaaagtggCCTACCTGCTCCTCCATCCTTGAAGCCTGAAACATGCAATGTATATCCATCAGTTTCACAATCCACAGAGAAGGATGAGTACAGAGCGAAACCTTTCCTTCCAGCGAAGTCCTCCAGATCCACTCTCAGCATGTACTTCCTGTTGCTTGTCAGCTGGTACATGTTCTCcagccctgatcaaacacacacaTGAAGAACACGTTCAAccaaacacatgaacatccacacaaaCGGACACACGCTGTGAGATCTTACCCAGCCAGTATTCGCTCTCCACATTCCCAAATCCTCTCTTGTACTGATTCCACGGCCGATAGAAATTCACACTGCCGTCCATTCTCCTCTGAATCACCTGTGATGGGTTTATATACAATATATGATTCAGAATGAATGTTCTGATGGGTGTTTAATCATCTAAAGTCACATTCATACCGTCCATTGTCCTTTATCTTGATATTTCCCATTCAAGATCATGTGACAGTAAACCCAGACAGGAACGTCACCTGCTGGATAGATGGAGTAAATCCCACTGACTGTTTGTCCTGATTTATAGATGTCAGAACAGTCGACTGGCATGTCTTCATCCTGACTGCATCCACTCACCAGAACAACAGAAAGAAGAACGGCCAAAAACACTATCATCTACAGAAAGAAAGAGATCAATGTCACACTGAAATGAAACTGAAAATGTCTCTAGGAATGGAGTTATTGAAGAAATTACTTTTCTGAAAGTTCTGAATATTCTGTAGGTAAATGAAGAATAAATCAATAACTCACTAACTTCTTCCGTCTGACACAAACACTCTTTGTATCTGCCAGATTTTCAGACTCCTCCTCTGTTTTACACAAGAAATTCACATTACGATGGCCCATATTTGTCATGCTTTATGCAAGTAAAAAATGCAgtgagacaaaacaaaacaaaacaaaaaaatcctcTCACTCCAGAGGTTTGTGTATTTCTTTGATTATTTAGTAATCATGCTTTATACTAAACCTGCCATTATGTGCTATGAATAAtgcttttattgttgttgtttttagtatTCTGTGTAATTTTCAGTTTTCTGTGATGCATGGGTTGTTGCACCCGATCACAGTATGAAAACCTCCACCGATACAGATGGTTGAGGAAAAACACTTGTGTAGAGAAACCCAGGGGTCAGTAAAAACTGATATTCTTGATTCTGTCATGTAATATATCTGACTTCATCATCAGTGTTCAGTCATATCAGTGATTTCACCAGGAACTCATTACAATACTGCATAGATCATGATAAAGCACAAGATTGTTGCCGTTTTTCATTATTGGAGTGTGTGAAAGTTATCAGAACAAAtgatttctcagaattaaaaTGCTATTTGTGTGCTCTTATAAAATGGATTATTAATGACTTTCCTAAAACACCGGTCGAGCCGGTTTGCTGAGCATGCTTGGCATAGTCTGGGTTTCCCTGAGCCATCCTTTCCCTTTCTCGCTTTCTACGGCTCCACGGTTCTTGCTTGTTCTTCTGAGCATTAAACACTGGAATAAACGTTAGTTTAGTCATAGCTCATATTGGTGTTGGGTTAAATGCATGTTGGTTAAGATTAGAGCTGATAATAAGTCACTTAGGatataaatcacacacacacacacacacacacacacacacacacacacacacacacacacacacacacaaagaaccatgcacacacacacacacacacacacacacagacacacacacacacacacacacacacacacacacacacacactctctcacacacacacacacacacacacacacacacatgcacacgcacTTATTCCTGCGTTTGA
This region includes:
- the LOC141336157 gene encoding microfibril-associated glycoprotein 4-like produces the protein MIVFLAVLLSVVLVSGCSQDEDMPVDCSDIYKSGQTVSGIYSIYPAGDVPVWVYCHMILNGKYQDKGQWTVIQRRMDGSVNFYRPWNQYKRGFGNVESEYWLGLENMYQLTSNRKYMLRVDLEDFAGRKGFALYSSFSVDCETDGYTLHVSGFKDGGAGDSLSYHNGQKFSTFDKDQDTENNNCAKMHLGAFWYQACHHANPNGVYLWGEDPTIYAIGNVWYTWKNNWDVGMKSISMKIKRVS